The proteins below come from a single Alnus glutinosa chromosome 9, dhAlnGlut1.1, whole genome shotgun sequence genomic window:
- the LOC133878200 gene encoding uncharacterized protein LOC133878200 → MATISLSLSPKPFLSINKPKPYCFLAPKKATTSSERPSLSHNLLQRITHKSTQVWRVSAASGGEVVPSEAAPLESSQEIVSTSDDGVSNIISGLLLIAFIGLSVLTIGVIYIGVTDFLQKREREKFEKEEAANKKKTGKKKKVRARAGPRGFGQKIDDDYDED, encoded by the exons ATGGCTACCATATCTTTATCCCTATCTCCCAAACCCTTCCTCTCCATTAACAAGCCAAAACCTTACTGCTTTCTTGCACCCAAAAAAGCCACTACCTCATCCGAAAGACCCAGTCTTTCACACAATTTACTTCAAAGAATTACTCATAAAAGCACCCAAGTTTGGAGAGTCTCAGCCGCCTCTGGCGGGGAAGTTGTGCCATCAGAAGCAGCCCCACTAGAGAGTTCCCAGGAGATAGTGTCCACGAGTGATGATGGTGTCTCCAACATCATATCAGGTCTTCTCTTGATAGCCTTCATTGGCCTGTCTGTTCTCACTATTGGG GTTATCTACATAGGTGTGACAGATTTCTTGcagaagagggagagagagaagtttGAGAAAGAAGAGGCAGCTAACAAAAAGAAGactgggaagaagaagaaggtgagaGCAAGAGCTGGGCCTAGGGGATTCGGGCAAAAGATTGATGATGATTATGATGAGGATTAG